A single window of Gossypium hirsutum isolate 1008001.06 chromosome A10, Gossypium_hirsutum_v2.1, whole genome shotgun sequence DNA harbors:
- the LOC107897463 gene encoding alanine aminotransferase 2, mitochondrial, with amino-acid sequence MAPQVTVDSINPKVIECQYAVRGEIVILAQKLQQEIQAKPEAYPFQEILYCNIGNPQSLGQKSVTFFREVLALCDHPAILAKSETQALFSADSIERARKILDQIPGRATGAYSHSQGIKGLRDTIAAAIEARDGFPADPNDIFMTDGASPAVHMMMQLLIRSEKDGILCPIPQYPLYSASIALHGGTLVPYYLDEATGWGLEVSELKKQLQEAKSNGITVRALVVINPGNPTGQVLAEENQKAIVEFCKEEGLVLLADEVYQENVYVPEKKFHSFKKVARSMGYSEKDIHLVSFQSVSKGYYGECGKRGGYMEVTGFGADVREHIYKLASVNLCSNITGQILASLVMSPPKVGDKSYESYIAERDGILSSLARRAKTLEDAFNKLEGITCNKAEGAMYLFPRINLPKKAIKAAEEVKTAPDLFYCRRLLNETGIVFVPGSGFGQVPGTWHFRCTILPQEEKIPAIVTRLTDFHKRFMDEFRD; translated from the exons atGGCTCCTCAGGTTACTGTTGATAGTATTAACCCCAAg GTCATTGAATGCCAGTATGCTGTACGTGGTGAGATTGTCATCCTTGCGCAG AAATTGCAACAAGAGATACAGGCTAAGCCAGAGGCTTATCCCTTTCAAGAG ATTCTGTACTGCAACATTGGAAATCCTCAGTCTCTTGGTCAGAAGTCAGTAACCTTTTTCCGAGAG GTTCTTGCATTGTGCGACCATCCAGCCATTTTGGCCAAAAGTGAAACACAGGCTTTATTCAG TGCGGACTCCATAGAGCGGGCTAGGAAAATTCTTGATCAAATTCCAGGAAGAGCAACTGGTGCATACAGTCACAGCCAG GGAATTAAGGGATTACGTGATACTATTGCTGCTGCAATCGAGGCTCGTGATGGTTTTCCTGCTGATCCAAATGATATTTTCATGACAGATGGTGCCAGCCCTGCA GTGCATATGATGATGCAGTTGCTGATAAGATCTGAGAAAGATGGAATTCTCTGTCCCATCCCTCAGTATCCTTTATACTCCGCTTCAATTGCGCTGCATGGTGGAACTTTG GTTCCCTACTATCTTGATGAAGCTACAGGATGGGGTTTGGAAGTATCTGAGCTTAAGAAACAACTGCAGGAAGCCAAGTCTAATGGCATCACTGTTAGGGCCTTGGTTGTAATAAATCCAGGCAACCCAACAGGACAG GTTCTTGCTGAGGAAAACCAGAAGGCAATCGTTGAGTTCTGCAAGGAAGAAGGTCTTGTTTTGCTAGCAGATGAG GTTTACCAGGAGAATGTTTATGTTCCTGAAAAGAAATTCCACTCTTTTAAGAAGGTTGCCCGATCTATGGGTTACAGCGAGAAGGATATACACTTGGTATCTTTTCAGTCGGTCTCGAAAG GGTATTATGGAGAGTGTGGAAAAAGGGGAGGTTACATGGAGGTTACTGGGTTTGGTGCTGATGTGAGGGAGCATATATACAAATTAGCATCTGTGAATCTGTGTTCTAACATCACTGGTCAAATTCTTGCTAGTCTTGTCATGAGTCCACCTAAG GTTGGAGACAAATCATACGAGTCATACATTGCTGAAAGAGATGGAATCCTCTCATCTTTAGCACGGCGGGCAAAG ACACTGGAAGATGCTTTCAACAAGTTGGAAGGTATAACATGCAACAAGGCAGAAGGTGCAATGTATCTTTTCCCCAGAATTAATCTGCCTAAAAAGGCAATCAAAGCTGCTGAAGAAGTGAAAACAGCACCAGATTTATTCTACTGCCGTCGTCTCCTCAATGAAACCGGAATCGTTTTTGTTCCTGGTTCTGGCTTTGGGCAG GTGCCTGGCACTTGGCATTTTAGGTGCACAATACTCCCTCAAGAAGAAAAGATTCCGGCCATCGTCACCCGCCTAACAGATTTCCATAAACGTTTCATGGATGAATTCCGCGACTAA